The Inediibacterium massiliense genome has a segment encoding these proteins:
- a CDS encoding ferritin family protein → MGVLKCLICGMNISLNSYHFNEYSFIERNRKEDIIHCPFCGVQKNYLDEKKELYKVESQNLDEESIKILDKAMKLEIFNGQFYEEASKLAKDETIKKIFKDLGNIELMHARVHQRLGGFEKLPILHKPDYTRHGTDELLLEEANKREEHAIAFYERNSYKVSSVTIKTIFKALSDVEKQHEMITHKYA, encoded by the coding sequence ATGGGAGTATTAAAATGTTTAATATGTGGAATGAATATTAGTTTGAATAGTTATCATTTCAATGAATATTCTTTTATAGAAAGAAATAGAAAAGAAGATATTATTCATTGTCCATTTTGTGGAGTTCAAAAAAATTATTTGGATGAAAAAAAAGAACTTTATAAGGTAGAATCTCAAAATTTAGATGAAGAGAGTATAAAAATATTAGATAAAGCTATGAAATTAGAGATATTTAATGGACAATTTTATGAAGAAGCTAGTAAATTGGCAAAAGATGAAACCATAAAAAAGATATTTAAAGATTTAGGCAATATAGAGCTTATGCATGCAAGAGTGCATCAAAGGCTTGGTGGATTTGAGAAATTACCTATTTTACATAAACCAGATTATACTAGACATGGTACAGATGAGTTGCTATTAGAAGAAGCTAATAAAAGAGAAGAACATGCTATAGCATTTTATGAAAGAAATAGTTATAAAGTTTCTAGTGTTACAATTAAAACAATATTTAAAGCATTGTCAGATGTGGAAAAACAACATGAAATGATTACACATAAATATGCATAA
- a CDS encoding M20 family metallopeptidase gives MGLKWINEEKVIELLMGLVNIRSPYFQEKEIMEFTYKWLADRNLNPQFHYYEEKKIMKFKGINIIGHLKGKKEGPKILLNGHLDTVNICEGWTKDPLKATIEQDKFYGLGSLDMKSGCTALLLALEAFQKTIKDFKGEIVYSFVSDEEGPYGLGTNAIIEDGITNNIDLAIVTEPSSGFCSIPFPCVCLGARGGYNYTVTLKGKSAHAANPEKGTSAILDAAKLMIELKNSKMIEDKKLGRGSICIIESDGGGQACSVADTASFTVFRHVVRGEDQEYLKKELLDAVKRADIQSKVSMTFREAPSEETQGFKPYIVDEKDIYVKNFFKSIQKTCGKEPNVGYFSSIGDFNYLGARLKVPTFVFGPDGENYHTADEYVKIHTVVETAQVIYTFLVDLLG, from the coding sequence ATGGGATTAAAATGGATAAATGAAGAAAAAGTCATAGAACTTTTGATGGGTTTAGTAAATATTCGTAGTCCATATTTCCAAGAAAAAGAAATTATGGAGTTTACTTATAAATGGCTAGCAGATAGAAATTTAAATCCACAATTTCATTATTATGAAGAAAAAAAGATAATGAAGTTTAAAGGGATTAATATAATTGGACATTTAAAAGGAAAGAAAGAGGGTCCTAAGATTCTTTTAAATGGACACTTAGATACAGTAAATATATGTGAAGGATGGACAAAAGATCCTTTAAAGGCAACAATAGAACAAGACAAGTTCTATGGATTAGGATCATTAGATATGAAATCTGGATGTACTGCATTACTTCTTGCATTAGAAGCATTTCAAAAGACTATAAAAGATTTTAAAGGAGAGATTGTTTATTCTTTTGTATCGGACGAAGAAGGTCCCTATGGCTTAGGAACCAATGCAATTATAGAAGACGGAATTACAAATAATATAGATCTGGCCATTGTGACAGAACCAAGTAGTGGGTTTTGCTCTATTCCATTTCCATGTGTTTGTCTTGGAGCTAGGGGAGGATACAATTATACAGTTACTTTAAAAGGAAAATCTGCTCATGCAGCAAATCCAGAAAAAGGAACAAGTGCCATATTAGATGCTGCAAAGCTTATGATAGAACTAAAAAATTCAAAAATGATAGAAGATAAAAAACTTGGAAGAGGATCTATTTGTATTATAGAATCTGATGGAGGAGGCCAAGCTTGTAGTGTTGCAGATACAGCTTCTTTTACAGTTTTTAGGCATGTAGTAAGAGGGGAAGACCAGGAATATTTAAAAAAAGAATTATTAGATGCAGTAAAGAGAGCTGATATACAATCAAAAGTAAGTATGACCTTTAGAGAAGCGCCTAGTGAAGAAACACAAGGATTTAAGCCTTATATAGTAGATGAAAAAGATATATATGTGAAGAATTTTTTCAAAAGTATTCAAAAAACTTGTGGAAAAGAGCCTAATGTTGGATATTTTTCAAGTATTGGAGATTTTAATTATTTAGGAGCTCGATTAAAAGTACCTACTTTTGTATTTGGACCAGATGGAGAAAATTATCATACAGCTGATGAGTATGTAAAAATTCATACAGTAGTTGAAACTGCACAAGTAATTTATACATTTTTAGTAGATCTACTTGGCTAA
- a CDS encoding AfsR/SARP family transcriptional regulator, with product MAKLEIYMLGNLKIIWNGKSIVEKLSNKATALLCYLAVNQGKKFSRDKLATYFWDASNMDSARYNLRYNLWSLRKIIKQDKAGQDMIISRKDTCMINPNANLYIDVIEMNELYEGIKDKKIYDYRNELNKIKNLYKGEFLEEFYIKKCMEFNDWIFYEREKYQRKYIDILHKLIYIYKKNHEYVKAIDLLEEMIKINPLKEELYVELIQIYIELGDRDAAIHQYDRCCTTLREELNIGPMESTKKIYEKIKESKTTINRFEMFEEKGTSCKLDINSHIICNPKNDSQKIQKQIYKGKKIIENPCYPLGIDYYWISNLIETFIMKYEEEDLKKLRPYYWKDILRIQSKVLSIDDTLVVTDQLSIKTEKNRIFSGVENLLNLLIQIKPMVIFIKNVHYIDEYSFQFLKYYLFKNQYDTLHLVLYGDENHSKMKELKKIVNCL from the coding sequence TTGGCAAAGTTAGAAATATATATGCTTGGTAATTTAAAAATTATATGGAATGGAAAATCTATAGTAGAAAAGTTAAGCAATAAAGCGACAGCACTATTGTGTTATCTTGCAGTAAATCAAGGAAAAAAATTTAGTCGAGATAAACTAGCAACCTATTTTTGGGATGCTAGTAATATGGATTCTGCCAGATATAATTTAAGATATAATCTTTGGTCCTTAAGAAAAATTATTAAACAAGATAAAGCAGGACAAGATATGATTATCAGTAGAAAAGATACGTGTATGATCAATCCAAATGCCAATCTTTATATTGATGTAATAGAGATGAATGAACTTTATGAAGGGATAAAAGATAAAAAAATTTATGATTATAGGAATGAATTAAACAAAATAAAGAACTTATATAAAGGAGAGTTTTTAGAAGAATTTTATATAAAAAAGTGTATGGAGTTTAATGATTGGATTTTTTATGAAAGAGAAAAATACCAGAGAAAATATATTGATATTCTTCATAAGCTGATCTATATTTATAAAAAAAATCATGAATATGTAAAAGCAATAGATTTATTAGAAGAAATGATTAAAATCAACCCATTAAAAGAAGAACTTTATGTAGAATTGATTCAAATTTATATAGAATTAGGAGATCGAGATGCTGCCATTCATCAATATGATAGATGTTGTACAACTTTAAGAGAAGAATTAAATATAGGTCCTATGGAATCTACTAAGAAAATCTATGAAAAAATAAAAGAAAGTAAAACAACTATTAATAGATTTGAAATGTTTGAAGAAAAAGGAACATCTTGTAAATTAGATATAAATAGCCATATTATATGTAATCCGAAAAATGATTCTCAAAAGATACAGAAACAGATTTATAAAGGAAAGAAAATTATAGAGAATCCTTGCTATCCATTAGGAATTGATTATTATTGGATTAGTAATTTAATAGAAACATTTATAATGAAATATGAAGAAGAAGATTTAAAAAAATTAAGACCTTATTACTGGAAGGATATATTAAGGATACAATCCAAAGTATTATCTATAGATGATACACTAGTAGTGACAGATCAGCTTAGTATAAAAACGGAAAAAAATAGAATTTTTAGTGGAGTAGAAAATCTTTTAAATCTACTTATTCAAATAAAACCTATGGTTATTTTTATTAAAAATGTTCACTATATAGATGAATATTCTTTTCAATTTTTGAAATATTATCTTTTTAAAAATCAATATGATACTTTACATTTAGTCTTATATGGAGATGAAAATCATAGTAAAATGAAAGAACTAAAAAAAATTGTAAATTGTTTGTAA
- a CDS encoding DEAD/DEAH box helicase translates to MKFEELNISQDLKKAIQDMGFEETTKIQEESIPIAMKNLDMIGQSKTGSGKTLAFAIPVIEKVNRSLKHPQAIILCPTRELAVQVTEEFRKLTKHLHDIHVLAVFGGDSITNQIKALKKGVQIVIGTPGRVMDHMNRKTIKFDDIHTVVLDEADEMLNMGFREDIESILDQIHHDKQMILFSATMPKGIIKIAQKYQKNPKHIKIQSKELTTDTVEQYYLNIKEKHKFEVLTRLIDLHNAKLSLIFCNTKKRVDDVSDMLLSRGYSCDKIHGDIKQTQRLSVLSKFDRGMVNILVATDVAARGIDIDDIEMVYNYDIPENEEYYVHRIGRTGRAGRSGKAISLVNRSEQRRIHNVMQYTKKKIKKINIPSVEDVNAAKVNTFLDKTKQIIDKENLDAYINIIQENATDDYSPLKIAAALLTMNLSIKEGDDLELSSQEKKAFTGAKEGMDRLYMNVGKSHKIRVGDLLGAITGETNIPGNEVGTIDMFDKYSFVEIPSQYTKNVIKKMNQKRIKGRKVNMELSSGKKR, encoded by the coding sequence ATGAAATTTGAAGAATTAAATATTTCACAGGATTTAAAAAAAGCTATACAGGATATGGGATTTGAGGAAACTACAAAAATTCAAGAAGAATCTATTCCTATCGCTATGAAAAACTTAGATATGATCGGTCAGTCTAAAACTGGATCAGGAAAGACACTAGCATTTGCTATACCTGTCATTGAAAAAGTAAACAGATCTTTAAAACACCCACAAGCTATTATATTGTGCCCTACAAGAGAATTGGCTGTTCAAGTCACAGAAGAGTTTAGAAAACTTACAAAGCATCTACATGATATTCATGTATTAGCTGTATTCGGAGGAGACTCTATTACCAATCAAATTAAAGCCTTAAAAAAAGGCGTACAAATCGTAATAGGTACTCCTGGAAGAGTAATGGATCATATGAACCGTAAAACTATTAAATTTGATGATATCCATACAGTTGTATTAGATGAAGCAGACGAAATGTTAAATATGGGTTTTAGAGAAGATATTGAATCTATTTTAGATCAAATACATCATGACAAACAAATGATATTATTTTCTGCTACTATGCCCAAAGGAATCATTAAAATTGCACAAAAATATCAAAAAAATCCTAAACATATCAAAATTCAAAGCAAAGAACTTACTACAGATACAGTTGAACAATATTATCTAAACATAAAAGAAAAACATAAATTTGAAGTTTTGACTCGACTTATTGACCTTCATAATGCAAAATTATCTTTAATCTTTTGTAACACCAAAAAAAGAGTAGATGATGTTTCTGATATGTTACTTAGTCGTGGATATTCTTGTGATAAAATCCATGGAGATATCAAACAGACACAAAGATTGAGTGTTCTATCAAAATTTGATAGAGGTATGGTCAACATATTAGTAGCCACAGATGTAGCAGCTCGTGGAATAGATATTGATGATATTGAAATGGTTTATAATTATGACATTCCTGAAAATGAAGAATATTATGTTCATAGAATTGGTAGAACTGGTAGAGCAGGTAGATCTGGTAAAGCCATCTCTTTAGTCAATCGTTCTGAACAAAGAAGAATTCATAATGTAATGCAGTATACAAAGAAAAAAATTAAAAAAATTAATATTCCTTCTGTTGAAGATGTAAATGCAGCAAAAGTAAATACTTTCTTAGATAAAACAAAACAAATTATTGATAAAGAAAATCTTGATGCTTATATAAACATTATTCAAGAAAATGCAACAGATGACTATTCACCTTTAAAAATAGCTGCAGCTTTGTTAACTATGAATCTTTCTATTAAAGAAGGGGACGACCTAGAACTTTCTTCTCAAGAGAAAAAAGCCTTTACAGGAGCAAAAGAAGGTATGGATCGATTATATATGAACGTAGGAAAAAGTCATAAAATAAGAGTGGGAGATTTATTAGGTGCAATTACTGGAGAAACAAATATTCCAGGAAACGAAGTAGGAACCATAGATATGTTTGATAAATATTCTTTTGTAGAAATTCCTAGTCAATATACTAAAAACGTAATTAAAAAGATGAATCAAAAAAGAATCAAAGGAAGAAAAGTAAACATGGAACTTTCAAGTGGTAAAAAAAGATAA
- a CDS encoding M15 family metallopeptidase, whose protein sequence is MIKKIVIYCIVWVFILTGCSLEPYTKNMIYTQEDIFYETNMKRDLLCLMMAYPEYIINVEKKDEIVYLIMKSGKKILYDDKRKKDIHERVENGDLQDMMEEMYPLGSVEHLMDENFDPGRIRNYELMKEVYGQTKEEIEKNLTNVQNRYQSFPFNQNNKAAKSLQEAMKEIEELIEKNKEIYSFVFPISGTFNYRLIAGTYRLSPHSFGTAIDLARDKRDYWKWTTRKEGEKRLIHYPKEIVTIFEKNNFIWGGKWGHFDILHFEYRPELILKSRYFGDDHKTAKVWYSEVPNDENIKKYIQIIENALK, encoded by the coding sequence ATGATCAAAAAAATAGTGATTTATTGCATAGTGTGGGTATTTATTTTAACAGGATGTTCTTTAGAGCCTTATACAAAAAATATGATTTATACACAAGAAGATATTTTTTATGAAACAAATATGAAGAGAGATTTATTATGTTTGATGATGGCTTATCCAGAATACATCATAAATGTAGAAAAAAAAGATGAAATTGTATATTTAATTATGAAATCAGGTAAAAAAATACTTTATGATGACAAAAGAAAAAAAGATATTCATGAGAGAGTAGAAAATGGAGATTTACAGGATATGATGGAGGAAATGTATCCTCTAGGCTCTGTAGAACATCTTATGGATGAAAATTTTGATCCAGGTCGTATAAGAAATTATGAGTTGATGAAAGAAGTATACGGACAAACCAAAGAAGAGATAGAAAAAAATCTTACAAATGTGCAAAATAGATATCAGAGTTTTCCTTTTAATCAAAATAACAAAGCTGCAAAATCTTTACAAGAAGCTATGAAGGAAATAGAAGAATTAATAGAAAAAAATAAAGAAATTTATTCTTTTGTATTTCCTATCAGTGGCACATTTAATTATAGACTGATTGCAGGAACTTATAGGCTAAGTCCTCATTCATTTGGTACAGCTATTGATCTTGCTCGAGATAAAAGAGATTATTGGAAATGGACAACTAGAAAAGAAGGGGAAAAAAGACTGATACATTACCCAAAAGAGATTGTTACAATTTTTGAAAAAAATAATTTCATTTGGGGAGGAAAATGGGGCCATTTTGATATTTTACATTTTGAATATAGACCAGAATTGATTTTAAAGAGTAGATATTTTGGTGATGATCATAAAACTGCTAAAGTATGGTATAGTGAAGTGCCTAATGATGAAAATATAAAAAAATATATTCAAATTATAGAAAATGCATTAAAATAA
- a CDS encoding chemotaxis protein CheX, whose amino-acid sequence MDVRWINPFIEAFLNVMPQVGFQEIKKNNVSVKSSSITSSGVMMNLGIVGDLKGNVIYNIDLEDAKNIASKMMMGAPVLELDDMAQSAISELSNMITANASINFSKMDISTNISIPTLMYGKDFEVKVNVEQFICVQMLVDQIPVDINIAVHE is encoded by the coding sequence ATGGATGTAAGATGGATTAACCCGTTTATTGAGGCTTTTTTAAATGTTATGCCTCAAGTAGGGTTTCAAGAAATCAAAAAAAATAATGTGAGTGTCAAAAGTTCTAGTATTACTAGTTCTGGTGTTATGATGAATTTAGGAATTGTAGGAGATTTAAAGGGAAATGTAATTTATAATATAGATTTGGAAGATGCAAAAAATATTGCATCTAAAATGATGATGGGTGCTCCAGTATTAGAATTAGATGATATGGCTCAAAGTGCTATTTCTGAATTGTCAAATATGATTACAGCAAATGCAAGTATTAATTTTTCGAAAATGGATATTTCTACAAATATATCTATTCCTACTCTTATGTACGGAAAGGATTTTGAAGTAAAAGTGAATGTAGAACAGTTTATATGCGTTCAAATGTTAGTAGATCAGATTCCTGTAGACATTAATATTGCTGTCCATGAATAA
- a CDS encoding response regulator: protein MEKIKIVIVDDSPFSISILKDSLEEQGFEVIGEASSLEETIKTVKEKKPDVVTMDMTIPGTDGLECTRAIHQIDENIKVIIVSSMKDDEIVKKAKENKVAGYVQKPADPDELSIVIKRAMADDHLLKELQEICCDVFKESLANNLNRIAKTIPTYEDRMKSSEINDSRGISVVIGIIGKCSGRMVMDLSYEAGKKITEVALKREVKSIDEELAMVGEFANIVAGNACSMLNKKNKIFGLRVAPPTIFHGESLHLSKSNIQTTSILGQTDFGEICLNIGFKRGEEQWM from the coding sequence ATGGAAAAAATAAAAATTGTTATTGTAGATGATTCTCCTTTTTCTATTAGTATTCTAAAAGATTCACTAGAGGAACAGGGATTTGAAGTAATTGGAGAAGCAAGTTCTTTAGAAGAAACTATAAAAACTGTAAAAGAGAAAAAACCAGATGTAGTGACTATGGATATGACCATTCCAGGAACAGATGGGTTGGAATGTACAAGAGCTATTCATCAAATAGATGAAAATATAAAAGTAATTATTGTAAGTTCAATGAAAGATGATGAAATTGTAAAAAAGGCAAAAGAAAATAAAGTAGCAGGATATGTGCAAAAACCAGCTGATCCAGATGAGCTTTCTATTGTCATAAAAAGAGCAATGGCAGATGATCATTTATTAAAAGAGTTACAAGAAATATGTTGTGATGTATTTAAAGAAAGTCTAGCAAATAATTTAAATCGAATTGCAAAAACAATTCCTACATATGAAGATAGAATGAAATCTAGTGAAATAAATGATTCTAGAGGGATTTCTGTAGTGATAGGAATCATAGGAAAATGCTCTGGACGAATGGTTATGGATCTATCTTACGAGGCTGGAAAGAAAATTACAGAAGTAGCTTTAAAAAGAGAAGTGAAAAGTATAGATGAAGAATTAGCTATGGTTGGAGAATTTGCAAATATTGTTGCAGGAAATGCATGTTCTATGCTTAACAAAAAAAATAAAATATTTGGTTTAAGAGTAGCTCCTCCTACTATATTTCATGGAGAATCTCTTCATTTATCAAAATCTAATATTCAAACTACTTCTATATTAGGACAAACCGATTTTGGAGAAATATGTTTAAATATAGGATTTAAAAGGGGTGAGGAACAATGGATGTAA
- a CDS encoding amidohydrolase, with translation MGKIDLLVYNGNIITLDPQNPIGRWIAIQDGKIVDIGYENEYKRYLPICIDNIDLKGRTMVPGFYDSHVHLVQTGLNILSLDLSHVQSIEEILKKIEEESKITPEGKFIRAIGLDELKIKEKRLPNRYELDQCAPNHPVWINRVEYHTSIINSMALHMLKIPYNTDGIIRNANGTPSGVLTGRASAIVRKQILNKFSNRMRLKGVNKVLEIAIEKGITSLNAMEGGFTFHDKDAEFVYENMDSFPIDISLFYQTVNVNKVIEKKLSRIGGGIFLDGSFGSRTAALKEPYIDDSTTNGKLYFTQEDLNSFILKTYENNLQISVHAIGDRAIEQILMAHEYAQRICPRKNHRNRIEHFELPTKEHIKRAKKLGLIVSMQPSYEYFWGYKGQMYEKRLGEERRVKTNPFKEILQAGLMIAGGSESDVTPLDPILGIYAAVNHPVKEHRITHLEALKMFTIHGAYAVFEENIKGSIEKGKYADLVILNEDPLTIDSTQIKNIKVLATIKEGNILYETNLR, from the coding sequence ATGGGAAAGATTGACTTACTTGTATATAATGGAAATATAATCACCCTAGATCCCCAAAATCCTATTGGTCGATGGATTGCTATTCAAGATGGGAAGATAGTGGATATAGGATATGAAAATGAATATAAGAGGTATTTGCCTATTTGTATAGATAATATTGATTTAAAAGGAAGGACTATGGTTCCAGGATTTTATGATAGTCATGTTCATCTTGTCCAGACAGGATTGAATATTTTAAGTTTAGATTTAAGTCACGTACAAAGTATTGAGGAGATATTAAAAAAGATTGAAGAGGAGAGTAAAATTACTCCTGAAGGGAAGTTTATAAGAGCCATTGGTTTAGATGAATTAAAAATTAAGGAGAAACGACTACCTAATCGGTATGAGTTAGATCAATGTGCTCCAAATCATCCTGTTTGGATTAATAGAGTAGAATATCATACAAGTATTATAAATTCCATGGCTCTTCATATGCTAAAGATACCTTATAATACAGATGGAATTATTCGCAATGCAAATGGCACACCATCAGGAGTGCTTACGGGAAGAGCGAGTGCCATTGTACGAAAACAAATTTTAAATAAATTTTCTAATAGAATGAGATTAAAAGGAGTCAACAAGGTACTGGAAATAGCAATAGAAAAAGGAATTACTTCTTTGAATGCAATGGAAGGTGGTTTTACTTTTCATGATAAAGATGCAGAGTTTGTTTATGAAAATATGGACAGTTTTCCTATTGATATTAGTCTTTTTTATCAAACTGTAAATGTAAATAAAGTAATAGAAAAAAAGTTATCTAGAATAGGAGGAGGAATTTTTCTAGATGGTTCTTTTGGTTCTCGAACAGCCGCATTAAAAGAGCCTTATATAGATGATTCTACTACCAATGGAAAACTTTATTTTACTCAGGAAGATTTAAATTCATTTATTTTAAAAACTTATGAAAATAATTTGCAAATTAGTGTTCATGCTATTGGAGATCGTGCCATTGAACAAATTTTAATGGCTCATGAATATGCTCAGAGAATTTGCCCTAGAAAAAATCATAGAAATAGAATTGAACATTTTGAACTTCCTACAAAAGAGCATATTAAAAGAGCAAAAAAACTTGGTTTGATTGTTTCTATGCAACCCTCTTATGAATATTTTTGGGGATATAAAGGGCAAATGTATGAGAAAAGGTTGGGAGAGGAAAGGAGAGTAAAAACTAATCCATTCAAAGAAATTTTGCAAGCAGGGTTAATGATTGCAGGAGGATCAGAAAGTGATGTGACTCCATTAGATCCAATACTTGGAATTTATGCAGCAGTCAATCATCCAGTAAAAGAACATAGAATAACTCATCTAGAGGCTTTGAAGATGTTCACTATTCATGGAGCTTATGCTGTATTTGAGGAAAATATAAAGGGTAGTATCGAAAAAGGAAAGTATGCAGATCTTGTAATTTTAAATGAAGATCCTTTAACAATAGATTCTACACAGATAAAAAATATAAAAGTATTGGCCACTATAAAAGAGGGAAATATTTTATATGAAACTAATTTGAGATAA
- the nhaC gene encoding Na+/H+ antiporter NhaC: MDNENVLKEKKPSFAGALFVILFLCAVMYMQIFVLHQNWVTHISLLLATLVATIVAMAYGFTWEDVQEGIIYGCNIAMVPMLILMLVGVLIATWIPAGTIPTLIYYGLKILSPSVFLLTAAFVCAVASVSTGSSWTTGATFGVAFMGIGMGLGIPAPLTAGAIVSGSIFGDKMSPLSDSTNLAAGVAEADLFDHIRSMLYTTGPAFILSLIFYAVLGIKFSGGVIDTSQIDIILNGLKANYWIHPITLVPPIVVVILAIKKVSGLAVMVIASFIGTMFAILFQGYGVGEMFAFMNDGFVSDTGIKAVDALLSRGGLQSMMWTISLGFIALSLGGILEKTRMLEVLLNKISNIVSSTGGLVTTHVLASIAVNIFSATQYMAVILPGRMLVPAYKKQRLLPQVCSRTCEDSATVTSPLIPWGLCGAFFTGVLDVPTLEYAPYVFLAFLTPIIAILYGFTGKFMFKEGDISSVKTYHDSEKEEAK, from the coding sequence ATGGACAATGAAAACGTTTTAAAGGAGAAAAAACCAAGTTTTGCTGGTGCACTTTTTGTAATTTTATTTTTATGTGCAGTCATGTATATGCAAATATTTGTTTTACATCAAAATTGGGTGACACATATTAGTTTATTATTAGCCACATTAGTGGCAACAATAGTAGCAATGGCTTATGGATTTACATGGGAAGATGTGCAAGAAGGAATTATATATGGATGTAATATAGCTATGGTTCCTATGTTGATTCTTATGTTAGTAGGGGTACTTATTGCTACTTGGATTCCAGCTGGAACCATTCCAACACTTATTTATTATGGATTAAAGATCTTATCACCATCTGTATTTTTACTAACTGCAGCTTTTGTATGTGCAGTGGCATCCGTTTCTACAGGAAGTAGTTGGACTACCGGTGCAACTTTTGGAGTAGCTTTTATGGGAATAGGAATGGGTCTTGGAATTCCAGCGCCACTTACAGCTGGAGCTATTGTTTCAGGATCAATCTTTGGAGATAAAATGTCCCCTCTTTCAGATTCAACAAATTTAGCTGCAGGAGTTGCAGAGGCAGATTTGTTTGATCATATTCGAAGTATGCTTTATACAACAGGACCTGCTTTTATTCTTTCATTGATTTTTTATGCAGTATTAGGAATAAAATTTAGTGGAGGAGTTATTGATACAAGTCAAATCGATATTATTTTAAATGGATTAAAAGCAAATTATTGGATTCATCCAATTACTTTAGTTCCACCTATTGTTGTTGTCATATTAGCTATAAAGAAGGTTTCAGGACTAGCTGTAATGGTAATTGCATCTTTTATTGGGACTATGTTTGCAATCCTCTTTCAAGGATACGGAGTAGGAGAAATGTTTGCTTTTATGAATGATGGTTTTGTATCAGATACAGGAATAAAAGCAGTAGATGCATTACTAAGTCGTGGGGGACTTCAAAGTATGATGTGGACCATATCTTTAGGATTTATTGCACTAAGCCTTGGTGGAATACTGGAAAAAACAAGGATGCTTGAGGTATTACTGAATAAAATTTCAAATATTGTAAGTAGTACAGGAGGCCTTGTAACTACTCATGTTTTAGCAAGTATTGCAGTAAATATTTTCTCTGCTACTCAGTATATGGCTGTTATTCTTCCAGGAAGAATGTTAGTTCCTGCTTATAAAAAGCAAAGACTTTTACCTCAAGTCTGTTCAAGAACTTGTGAGGATTCAGCTACAGTAACATCACCTCTTATTCCTTGGGGATTATGTGGAGCATTTTTTACAGGGGTATTGGATGTACCTACTTTAGAATATGCACCGTATGTATTTTTAGCTTTTTTAACACCAATTATTGCTATTCTTTATGGATTTACAGGAAAGTTTATGTTTAAAGAAGGCGATATTTCATCTGTAAAAACTTATCATGATAGTGAAAAAGAAGAAGCAAAATAG